The Plasmodium chabaudi chabaudi strain AS genome assembly, chromosome: 4 nucleotide sequence aaaggtaaacaaaaaaatgtagtaaattaaaataattaaaaaaaaaaattaattacaTAATAGCTAGtcaaatgcatatataataacaaataatattaacaagtcaggtaaatattaaaatatgttcatataaatttacaaaaaaaaaaaaaaatgaaaatgtgtgtgaatagtattatttatatattttaagagAATTTGccaaattaattatatcattgcattcttttatataagaATCATTAtcaattatacatataattgaTTGTCGGCATTTTCCTATGCATTTAcctaataaatttttacttAAAGCAAAAACTAAgggaatatttttttctttacatttgcaaactattttatttatcatatcATCAAATACGTTATTTAGTGTTGGCTCAATATTTGGTGCTACTAAAACTAACTTTGGCTcatttatacatatgtgcTTATAACACTCTTTCATTCCTAAATAATATCTtcgtcttttttttaataataataacttaTCATGTgattttgatatttttttcaaaaaatccttaaccatattatttaattcttctGTTATTTTATGGTCTACATAATCATTAatgtatgtatttttttcgattttacTAACttgaataaattttaaaattttttcatttttcaatatattttcttttattatgtttttattcaaaTCATTAGTTCCTTGAAAGTTTGTATTGTCACTCTCTTTGAGGTTGTCTAAAATGTTatcatttgtatttttcgCTTTAATATTATCCTCGTCTTGGTTTAAGGGGATATTCTCTTTTTTGTTAGAGTCCCCTCCAGCATACTCCTGATTTTTGGAactattttgtataatatgTGGTGTATCATTTGGtttgatattatataaatttaatgtgTTTAATTTGTTGTTGTCAGCCTTATAGTAAATCCTTTTAGTTacctttttttgttttacacAATCTAAGTATTGATTACTATAAAGTTGGTCATCTTGTTTAAGGTTTATgccctttttatttatgctattaattttttgtaaatcgTTATGATTAGATCTATAAATTACACAAtcagaatattttattatttttttccttttcctAATTCCtatgtaatataaattttcatatttaaaatattgaaatatatatgtagagCATTTCATGTTCCATTTgtttctatttttaattacatCCAGacattgttttttttcaatgcAGCAACTTTCTGCTAATTcgttatatatacattttttaatttccttttctaaaataatatatttttgagatttttttttttttttccttttcaaTCTTTTTGGTAAAAAATAGGAATTCCCCATTTCCTTTTCCTTAGCTAAAATTACACTCagattattaattattttttttcgcctttcaaattctttttttttttttttttttttatttattatcatttgcAGCATCctctttttttctaaatctttttgcatttttttctgaCTTGTAAATGTAATTTTTACAAGCCTATTTCCTACATTGATATAGGAACCATTCGATGgctttccatttttataattattattttttgtcaCTGTTGTAGTCTTTATGAGAAACCGTTTCTCAtcctttattttgtttcctaataaattttgatccattttcatatatataccacTAGATTTAGACCTTTCTTCGTGACACtttttgtaattattttctgtACACTCATTAGTATGTTCCTCCATATGatgtgtatttattttaagatcacattatttttcagCATATACTATTGGGGATGTTCATTGTATTtagcatatatatcaacTGTTATGAcccaataaaatatattatataataaaaagcatgttatatttattatttcttttttattttcacctatttaaaaaaaattattactaaAATTTTCCCTTTTCTATACCATCAATTAgacaatttattttattaacattcAAAAGTGTCACATCATAATGACACAATTTTAATCTGAATTtgatttttcttatttttttttaataattacatgaaataaaaaaatgataacatATGAATAGAATTATATGTTA carries:
- a CDS encoding SECIS-binding protein 2, putative, translated to MEEHTNECTENNYKKCHEERSKSSGIYMKMDQNLLGNKIKDEKRFLIKTTTVTKNNNYKNGKPSNGSYINVGNRLVKITFTSQKKMQKDLEKKRMLQMIINKKKKKKKEFERRKKIINNLSVILAKEKEMGNSYFLPKRLKRKKKKKSQKYIILEKEIKKCIYNELAESCCIEKKQCLDVIKNRNKWNMKCSTYIFQYFKYENLYYIGIRKRKKIIKYSDCVIYRSNHNDLQKINSINKKGINLKQDDQLYSNQYLDCVKQKKVTKRIYYKADNNKLNTLNLYNIKPNDTPHIIQNSSKNQEYAGGDSNKKENIPLNQDEDNIKAKNTNDNILDNLKESDNTNFQGTNDLNKNIIKENILKNEKILKFIQVSKIEKNTYINDYVDHKITEELNNMVKDFLKKISKSHDKLLLLKKRRRYYLGMKECYKHICINEPKLVLVAPNIEPTLNNVFDDMINKIVCKCKEKNIPLVFALSKNLLGKCIGKCRQSIICIIDNDSYIKECNDIINLANSLKIYK